The sequence CACATCAAAACGCATAATGAAAAATCCGTAACCAAGGTCAATTAAATGCGTCGTACTTGTGGGGCGCCAAATACCGGCTAACCTGGTTTGGAGTGCCCGATATCCCAATGGCCTTCCCATAAGCTTGAGGATAACGCTCATTTTCCACGGTCCCGCTAgcttgttttttgtttggtgcGCAGAAAAATTATACCATTGAGACTGAGTAAACTAGCTAGGGGCTATCTTGTTTGCATTGGCAAACATAGCCACGTCAGTAACGTTGTAAAGGCTGATTGAATTATGTCTCTTTAAAAAAGGGTGGAGTTAACGGGCACCGTGCGATACCTCCGTTAaagcacactttttttttatataatttgtctttttttttttaattttttcagttttgtatgtattatttcagatttttttactctttctgacaaatttgttttgtcttttctgTCATTAACgttctccaaaaaaatttacttttgatAGTCATGTGGGTTGCATCCACATCAGTTGTCTGAATCTCAATGCCAAAAATATGGAATCATGCAATGAATACGTATTTCGGTATGtgtcacttatcaaaaaaatagaataggTATGTCGGTATGTGTCAATTGTCATAGATGAAAGAAAATTACTGCCGCCCCTGTTTGAACGGTGGCAGACAGGGGAGGGGTTGGTGAAGTATTTTGGAAATAATATAGGTAAAAAtgtgttatgaaaatatatatattatgttgtttaaataataaaaattgttattcaaATAATGTTACCCAGACCCTAAATAATCATTAATTTCTAACTAAtctcaataaacaaaaaactaaattcaTCAAATTTTCGGCCATAATTAAAGTAATCATataagggaaatgctaacgagtgcccttagagcactggttaagaatctagttaaagaaaatttttatgggaaaagaaaaaaaaaacaattaatattttgacaactttttttcatttttcataaaaatgatgtcaaaacttttctaaaatggattattaatgagTACTCTtaggacactcgttagcatgatccattatataattatagaatcgtttcaaaaaaacaattaaaagaaaaattacaaaataacatTGAATGAATGAGGCTCTGAGACCACATGTTGAAAATCTAAAACAGCAAAAGAAACAATCATTGTTGTTAAGTAGTTTTTGGTACAACCCAACTAACTAAACTTGTGGCCAAATGTATGTACAGATATATAATTATTGCACTCCATTATTGAATGTTTACATAAATCTGCAGTAATTTGCAAAGTTTCATGGTCGACATTTTAAGGGACACAAACCATCCCCGTCGTCTCTATATGTCCTTCACTCCTTAACCAGCTACATATATAGTGCAGTAGAGTACGTACTATTTATATCACTAATTTTTGCAGTAGGTAATTTTAatttgcattattattatttttttttttgtttttttgttttttttttggttgttgcttGCTAGTATTAACATCTTTGAAAAGGTGAACAAATTCTCTGCAACTGATGATGGGTGAGGTTGCCCTTGCAAGTCTTTCCTCTACATTCAAGCCTCCATTATTGCTCCATGGATCAAGAACCCGATGTGCACTTGGCAAAGAAGAGAGGAAGGGTAAGCAGAAGAACCGTAGCTACCATGAAAAGGCATCATGGAAGCCAATCAATCAAAAGCCTATAAAATACTCTTCTAGATTCACTTCAGATCTTCCTCTCTCTGAGTCACCTTGggtatctatttatttatttattgtgttagaataataattaaataattaaaattcatcgTTTTCTatcaacttaaaattttgaggTACATGATACTTTGTTATACTAGTTTTTGGTTTTAGCAGGCTTCATTTGATCAGTATTTGGAGGATGAGTCCAGAATTCTCAAAGCAACCTTTACAGATGGAGAAAATATGCAAGTTAGTGAGGTGTTTGACTGCCCTACTTCCActttctatgatttttttttttttttttttttataccataaaaatattgttcaaaCTGAGATTTTCTTGGCAAAGTTTGttatgttagaattatgtggGCCATGTACTATCTTATGATGCatctattatcaaaaataatttgttcaaaaaaaattttgtgaaattataaacaatatttttatgctGAAAAAATATTGgtatatctaatttttttttttttttagaatactaaatatttttaacacacatacgGGAAGAGTGAGAGAATgttttaaagaaattgatagtaatatatatctaaaagggTTTAACTCTTTGATACACTGCACAAAATTTAAACCTTTTTAACTCATATTCATTTTCTAATGTGAGAATAACCCACTGATTTAGTAGACTACTTTGATTCAATAGACTAAGGTTATGAATGAAAGAAATCATTGTAATCCTTAACTTTACCACATCCATCAATGATATAGTCAATCATAATAGGTGCATTAAGGGATAGAGTCACGTTGTCAaatgtttttattctaatttctaacatTCAATTCTcagcccccaaaaaaaaaaaacattcaaaagaTTTCAACGTTTAAGAAATCAAAAGTGATACTTCATAAATGAGAATAAAACTATAAGTATATCATATTAGAGACAATATAaatctatcatttttttatttagtaaaaaaagtgaaatttttttataattctcaactttttttgagaagattaaaattttcaactttgtaTGGCAATTATgtattgaaatttatttatatgatttttttatagaagaatgatatctaattaaactaaaaattctaaaaacctatttttttaaaaaattaataagttaaaAGAGATATTGAATCAATAATCTTCATAGGATATCAGTTTATTATTTTCCTAGAGAATATGATGTTTTTTCCTTAACATTCAAGCAAACACAGATGTACATGTTTGTGCATATATGTGTTGGGAAaaggtttctctctccaaattagtttggaaagaaatcCTTCAAACttccattatatttttttattggatatgtattttgaaaatctaatcgttagATTGCATATTCTTATTACATtcttcatgtttgcaaaattttagagagattaaAGATCGATAGTTATGCCATCAATGACATGTTTAAATTTCGAGTTTTTGTGGTAAAatattttgcacaaaaaaagtttattgatcaaatagcaaataaaatcttatttaaacaaaatttaacattcatgttaaaaatataaagaacatgtaatccaatggttagattttcaaaattcatatttaataaaaaaaatatatgacaaGTTTAgagggtttctctccaaactagtttggtttggagagaaaccttgTCCTACGTGTATttatttatctctctctctctctctctctctctctctctctctctctctctcaaacaatAAATCTAAATATTGTTGGACCATGATGGAAAGGAAGTGTAAGATAGAAATAGCTCAGATTAGGAAAGATAATATAAGGGTTTGTCTTTTGATGGCTAGTTTGTAACAATCTTAACAGTCATTTCATAATAAGACTCATGCACATTGAGTGTGGCATCATTAACCTTACTATGTCATTACGAataacttaataataataataataagaaaagtgTATGCATAATTACAATctatcatttttaataaaatttttcattcttgttatctttttaaaaaaaaatataaaatgtataaGGAATTGTAAACTTTGACATCTTAGTAATTTTTGggtataatttttctaaaaaattttacaatattctgATAGTACAATAATGTTGTACTTCCTCCCTTTAACATGAACAATGGGTCCCATATGAATTTGATTAGTAGATACTTAACTATGTGAGAAGGGAGAGCATGAAAGTATTTTACTATTagaatatgatttaattttcccttaaaaaaatatgatttaattacCTAAATTTTATAGAACAGCCAAGTATCAGTAACGAATTACCGCACACCCttagtgcgatggtcactccaaaaatataagtgcttatgagatgtggggggtaagggtcgTGATTCAAGTCTCCGGGAGAGagcttcatacacatatacacttatattaatctagagtagaatttttattttgtaaaaaaaaaataaaaataaaaagtgtagGAACTTAAGAATTCTTTGCCAAGGGCTTTGGTATTTTTGGCTTTGCCTAACCTTGCCTTTTGGCTTGAATTcccttgtcccacattggaaggaAAGCTTTCCTCTTCATGCCTATAAGGCATGAACCAATGGATGAAGAGTACCAATGGATGAAGAGGAAAGCTTTCCTCTTCATGCCTATAAGGCATGAACCAATGGATGAAGAGGAAAGAGATCTTGCCAATGTGGGACAAGGGAATTCAAGCCAAGGCAAGGTtaggcaatcaagccaaaaataccaaagccaaaggcaaaaATTCTTGAGCACCTACAATAAAAGGATCACCAAACTAGTGGTACTCTTCATCCAttggttcatgccttataaggcatgaagaagaaagagatctttccaatgtgggacaaagGAATTCAAGCCAAGGCAAGGTtaggcaatcaagccaaaaataccaaagccaaaggcaaaaATTCTTGAGCACCTACAAAAAGTATTGGTTAGGAGTTACGTGAActaaataaatcttaaataatattattaattaatgaatctaacataaattttattacataaaatagtcaTCAAGTTTTTAGAGAGGATATTATGGTTGGGAGAGCTTCCTAATTACTTGTAAGGTTCTTGAATAGCATAAACTTGTAAGAAACTTCTCACATTTTGAAGttgatttttgttatatttattcctgatataattgtttatttataaatgttttATATTTGCTTCTCTTGAGTTAACTTCTAAGTAAAATTCCATCATATTATTGTTAACTATCAACGATctatgaatataatttttttattgattaaagaGTGATGCTAAAAACATTACAAGactataaatttatatgttaCCAAAAACcatccatttaaaaaataagtgttaCCTTcgcaacatttttacaatagaCCTTAGGTGGTAAGTTAtcattggttctaatttaaatttaccattgatttttttttttttttttttttttgccacttaagatttgttgtgaaatgttgtgaaattgttgtgaatgtagcatttttcttcaaaaaaaaatacagaaaaaaaaaaattcaaacatttatttattatgttcttAAAGTGGCttcaatcacatttattgtcaaatcaatttgtaaacttttttgtaataaaattgataataactttAACATTTTACTTATAGTACGCTTTAATGGGTTAGCcgacctctttttttttttgagaggggtGGGGGGACCTCTTTAGTTGCTCTAAAttagaaaatgttatttttcttattaggaacatatgaGTATATGACTCTAACCTCTTTCTCATACATATGTTTTTATGCTTAATTTTTGTAGGACGAATGGAGAATTCAGCTGCCACCCTTACAATTCTTGTTCCTAACAGTGCAGCCAATAATTGACATGCGGTTGAGATGCAAATCAAAAGGGAAGGATTACCCTTCAGCAGTTCCTTGTGAGATCACAAAGGTTCTTGAGCTTGAAATGGTAAGCTACAATAAAAACAAACTAAGAGCGCATACAAAAATAAACGTGACCGGCCCTAATTAGTTTATTGAGTATCCATGATTGGTCCTAAAATTTTAGGACAAGACTtgattgttgtttttatttggatAAATCATAAATAGCATACtagaaaatttgatatatgaatttaaatatatatttttgctgCTTCACCTTTCAACATAAATAAGAAAAGCTAATCTTTTACAGACAAAATGGGAGCTCCTAGGGCTTGATGATGTTCGTGAGTCATTAGGCTTCAGTGCCAATGCTAAAGGAGCCATATACCCTGATAGACGGGCAACACAAAGCTGGATTAAAACTCAATTCGAGCTTAACATAAGCTTTGTTCTTCCACCTTCACTTGCTTTGGTTCCTAAAGATGTTATTCAAGACATTGGATTGTCAGTAAGTCCATCAAATCTAATTGCTATTTACATCTCTCTTAGTTTTCACTATTCAATTTCTTGAAgtatatcatatatattatttgtaagTAATAATAAACAGTTGATAAACTACTTCAGATATACGTGAGGACGGAGTAATGCTAAGaatcacaaaattttcacaatttttttttgcaattattgaTATGCATGGTAAGTTGTGATTAAACCAACATCACTTTCGCATGGTCCCATCACTAATAGTTTAactcaatttttcttaaaacattaATTACATGTCAACtcatcaattacaaaaaaaaaattgttttcttgaacTTGACTATAGTTCACCAGGCCTTATGCAAGTCTGCAACAACTACTACCACATCATTATCAGTTCAAGTTCCTTATTAGTTTGTCCagaaaattactattaatttCCATTGTTTTTGGCCATAAATTTACTAGGAGATTGTGTCCAACAACAGGTGATCCAAAGATTGGTGGATGACAAGAAGCAAAAGGCTAATGATGGAGTGCTTGTAGATTATGATAAATTCAAAAGGGAGAAACTCAAGAATCTGGTTTAAGCCTAGTGATTCTTGAATATGAGGTCAGAAGGCCAAAATAAGTTAATTCATGGTAGCTTACATTATTCAGCAAAGGAAGGCTTTGGCGACTGAAAGTCGATGTTAAATTTAATAAGATTGAAGTGGATTTGCATCATTCTTTGATACATTTGGGGTTGAAGTGTAATGAAAATTTCAGTTTAGTTTCATCTTCTTGCAAATATTGAACAAATACGTCATTAGTGAAGCTAACAGATGGAAATTCAGGGGATCTGACCCTAAATAATCCGAATGCAAAACTAccagagaatttttttttgttgttgtggttcCTCGTTGATGTGCTTGTTCTTTATAAAAACCGTGATCAACGAGGAATCACAACTAAGATTGTAAAATGTTAAACTGAATCTAAGTGAAGCAATAGTATCACAAATAGGATCTTGTAGCCCGTAGTTGATTCCAAACCAAATCTTTTCTAAGGAATACATAATGAAATTTCTTCTAGAATATAATGGAATAGAAATCTGATTGATGATTTGATAAATTATACTCTGCATTGTATTTAATCATAGGAAGCACGATTCTATACATGTCAAAAGTTAAAATGTAGAGCACATTATACATTCAACAATGAACAAAGCAAATCAACATGTTGCTGTTACTGAACAGCTAAACATCTTTGTGATTGCACTCAATTGCAAGCTCCCAGTAAAACCAAGCacaatataaaaagaaagaaaaaaaatgtgtaccTCAGAGACAACCACAAGCCCAACAAGGAAAATATACTgactaattaaaaattttgaagtacAAGATCAAGACAATAGCAATGGCAAGAACTGCAATTATGGGGCCAATAATCCACTTGTTCATGCTCATTCTTTTTGACATATTAGTCATAATTCTCTTGCACTTTCCTGTGTTATCATCCACTCCATGCAGCAGAAATATAAGGAATCATCAGGTAAATACAGTGGCATGTATTTCAAAACTACTACTGTGGTGTGAAAATCATAGAATTTTGGAAGACAGCACAATAGTCATACCTATTACAGCTTAAACCTGAAGATAAAATAATGGACAAAGATCATAACAGTTCAATGCTAAGCAGTAATGCTGAgactgaaaataaaaacaaacaaaaagggaaaacacacacacacacatacacacgcACAtaccctccca is a genomic window of Quercus lobata isolate SW786 chromosome 2, ValleyOak3.0 Primary Assembly, whole genome shotgun sequence containing:
- the LOC115976915 gene encoding uncharacterized protein LOC115976915 isoform X1; this translates as MMGEVALASLSSTFKPPLLLHGSRTRCALGKEERKGKQKNRSYHEKASWKPINQKPIKYSSRFTSDLPLSESPWQASFDQYLEDESRILKATFTDGENMQVSEDEWRIQLPPLQFLFLTVQPIIDMRLRCKSKGKDYPSAVPCEITKVLELEMTKWELLGLDDVRESLGFSANAKGAIYPDRRATQSWIKTQFELNISFVLPPSLALVPKDVIQDIGLSVIQRLVDDKKQKANDGVLVDYDKFKREKLKNLV
- the LOC115976915 gene encoding uncharacterized protein LOC115976915 isoform X4, whose protein sequence is MMGEVALASLSSTFKPPLLLHGSRTRCALGKEERKGKQKNRSYHEKASWKPINQKPIKYSSRFTSDLPLSESPWQASFDQYLEDESRILKATFTDGENMQVSEDEWRIQLPPLQFLFLTVQPIIDMRLRCKSKGKDYPSAVPCEITKVLELEMTKWELLGLDDVRESLGFSANAKGAIYPDRRATQSWIKTQFELNISFVLPPSLALVPKDVIQDIGLSEIVSNNR
- the LOC115976915 gene encoding uncharacterized protein LOC115976915 isoform X2 translates to MMGEVALASLSSTFKPPLLLHGSRTRCALGKEERKGKQKNRSYHEKASWKPINQKPIKYSSRFTSDLPLSESPWASFDQYLEDESRILKATFTDGENMQVSEDEWRIQLPPLQFLFLTVQPIIDMRLRCKSKGKDYPSAVPCEITKVLELEMTKWELLGLDDVRESLGFSANAKGAIYPDRRATQSWIKTQFELNISFVLPPSLALVPKDVIQDIGLSVIQRLVDDKKQKANDGVLVDYDKFKREKLKNLV
- the LOC115976915 gene encoding uncharacterized protein LOC115976915 isoform X3 — protein: MMGEVALASLSSTFKPPLLLHGSRTRCALGKEERKGKQKNRSYHEKASWKPINQKPIKYSSRFTSDLPLSESPWQASFDQYLEDESRILKATFTDGENMQDEWRIQLPPLQFLFLTVQPIIDMRLRCKSKGKDYPSAVPCEITKVLELEMTKWELLGLDDVRESLGFSANAKGAIYPDRRATQSWIKTQFELNISFVLPPSLALVPKDVIQDIGLSVIQRLVDDKKQKANDGVLVDYDKFKREKLKNLV
- the LOC115976915 gene encoding uncharacterized protein LOC115976915 isoform X5, which codes for MMGEVALASLSSTFKPPLLLHGSRTRCALGKEERKGKQKNRSYHEKASWKPINQKPIKYSSRFTSDLPLSESPWQASFDQYLEDESRILKATFTDGENMQVSEDEWRIQLPPLQFLFLTVQPIIDMRLRCKSKGKDYPSAVPCEITKVLELEMTKWELLGLDDVRESLGFSANAKGAIYPDRRATQSWIKTQFELNISFVLPPSLALVPKDVIQDIGLSIYVRTE